A stretch of the Sulfuritortus calidifontis genome encodes the following:
- a CDS encoding ABC transporter permease — protein MTGFFTLFRKEVLRFWKVLMQTVAAPILTTLLYLLIFSHVLEAHVEVYPGVAYTAFLVPGLVMMAILQNAFANSSSSLIQSKISGNIVFFLLAPLSYLEFFLAYLLAAVVRGLLVGLGVGLSGLLFTDLNLAHPLWTLFFALASSAVFACVGIIAGIWAEKFDQLAGVQNFVIVPLTFLSGVFYSIHSLPAFWQALSHYNPVFYMIDGFRYGFHGVADVDPWRSAAVVLGCTLILSGLTLQMLRSGYKLRH, from the coding sequence GTGACTGGCTTTTTCACCCTGTTCCGCAAGGAGGTCCTGCGCTTCTGGAAGGTGCTGATGCAGACCGTGGCGGCGCCGATCCTCACCACCTTGCTGTATCTGCTGATCTTCTCCCATGTGCTGGAGGCGCATGTCGAGGTCTATCCCGGTGTGGCCTACACCGCCTTCCTGGTGCCCGGTCTGGTGATGATGGCGATCCTGCAGAACGCTTTCGCCAACAGTTCGTCCAGCCTGATCCAGTCCAAGATCAGCGGCAACATCGTATTTTTCCTGTTGGCGCCTTTGTCCTATCTGGAGTTCTTCCTGGCCTATCTGCTGGCCGCCGTGGTGCGCGGCCTGCTGGTTGGCCTGGGCGTGGGCCTGAGCGGTCTGCTGTTCACCGATCTGAACCTGGCTCATCCGCTCTGGACCCTGTTCTTCGCCCTGGCTTCGAGCGCCGTCTTCGCCTGCGTCGGCATCATCGCCGGCATCTGGGCCGAAAAGTTCGACCAGCTGGCCGGGGTGCAGAACTTCGTCATCGTACCGCTGACCTTCCTCTCCGGCGTGTTCTACTCCATCCACTCGCTGCCGGCCTTCTGGCAGGCGCTGTCGCACTACAACCCGGTGTTCTACATGATCGACGGCTTCCGCTACGGTTTTCACGGCGTGGCCGATGTCGACCCCTGGCGCTCGGCGGCCGTGGTGCTGGGCTGTACCCTGATCCTGTCGGGCCTGACTTTGCAGATGCTGAGGTCGGGCTATAAACTCCGGCATTAA
- a CDS encoding ABC transporter ATP-binding protein translates to MPAAIRLQGLAKRFGRLEALRGVDLEVEQGEFFALLGPNGAGKTTLISILAGLTRASAGSASVMGYDVVRQYREARRNLGVVPQELVFDPFFTVRETLQFQSGYFGLRRNDGWIDALLHHLNLSDKADTNMRRLSGGMKRRVLVAQALVHKPPVIVLDEPTAGVDVELRQTLWQFIRELNHQGHTILLTTHYLEEAEELCERVAMLKAGRIVALDRTANLLRADAQRRVELRLNPPQLPEALRGRLVGERDGAFLLSLRDFDELEGLLAKVREAGGQIEGFCVREPDLEEVFLQTMRGGGQA, encoded by the coding sequence ATGCCGGCGGCGATTCGCCTGCAGGGCCTGGCCAAGCGCTTTGGCCGCCTCGAGGCCCTGCGCGGGGTCGATCTCGAAGTGGAGCAGGGCGAGTTCTTCGCCCTGCTCGGCCCCAACGGCGCCGGCAAGACCACGCTGATCAGTATCCTGGCCGGCCTCACCCGGGCCAGCGCGGGCAGTGCCAGTGTCATGGGCTACGACGTGGTCCGTCAGTATCGCGAGGCCCGGCGCAATCTGGGCGTGGTGCCGCAGGAGCTGGTGTTCGATCCCTTCTTCACCGTGCGCGAGACCCTGCAGTTCCAGTCCGGCTATTTCGGTTTGCGCCGCAACGACGGCTGGATCGACGCCCTGCTGCATCACCTGAACCTGAGCGACAAGGCCGACACCAACATGCGCCGGCTGTCCGGCGGCATGAAGCGCCGGGTGTTGGTGGCCCAGGCCCTGGTGCACAAACCGCCGGTCATCGTGCTCGACGAGCCGACCGCCGGGGTCGACGTCGAACTGCGCCAGACACTATGGCAGTTCATCCGCGAATTGAACCACCAGGGCCACACTATCCTTCTGACCACGCATTACCTGGAAGAGGCCGAGGAACTGTGCGAACGGGTGGCCATGCTCAAGGCCGGCCGGATCGTGGCCCTGGACCGCACCGCCAATCTGTTGCGGGCCGATGCCCAGCGCCGGGTGGAGCTGCGACTCAACCCGCCGCAGTTACCCGAGGCCCTGCGCGGCCGCCTGGTCGGCGAGCGTGACGGCGCGTTCCTCCTGAGCCTGCGCGACTTCGACGAACTCGAAGGGCTGCTGGCCAAGGTGCGCGAGGCGGGAGGGCAGATCGAGGGATTTTGCGTGCGTGAACCCGATCTGGAAGAGGTATTCCTGCAGACCATGCGCGGGGGAGGGCAGGCGTGA
- a CDS encoding STAS domain-containing protein, translating into MRVEAQIAYPEGQLTLATASALLAEGEQALAQGCNSFDLSGVEHVDSAALSLIMSWKRAAAAQGRTITFRNIPATLVSLATLYGVAEFLNA; encoded by the coding sequence ATGCGCGTCGAAGCACAGATCGCCTACCCGGAAGGCCAGCTCACCCTGGCCACGGCCAGCGCCCTACTGGCCGAGGGAGAGCAGGCCCTGGCTCAGGGCTGCAACAGCTTCGACTTGTCCGGGGTCGAGCATGTCGATTCCGCGGCCTTGAGCCTGATCATGTCCTGGAAGCGGGCGGCGGCGGCGCAAGGTCGCACCATCACTTTCCGCAACATCCCCGCGACCCTCGTCAGCCTGGCCACCCTCTATGGCGTGGCCGAATTCCTGAACGCCTGA
- a CDS encoding MlaC/ttg2D family ABC transporter substrate-binding protein, with the protein MINVFRFLILMAAVLLPGLASANAVAPDALVKDTTNEVVRIVKQDKDIKSGNRQKIYALVEAKVLPHFDFRQMTQLAVGKNWRQASPDEQQQLTREFKALLVRTYSAAISAVADYKIEFKPLKMQPGETDVLVSTEVSRSGTAPVVIDYRLEKQADGWKVYDVMVDNVSLVTTYRNSFNSEVRKNGIQGLIQSLVRRNQNPSSGS; encoded by the coding sequence ATGATCAACGTATTTCGTTTTCTGATCCTGATGGCGGCCGTTCTGCTGCCCGGCCTGGCCTCGGCCAATGCCGTGGCCCCGGATGCCCTGGTCAAGGACACCACCAACGAGGTGGTCCGCATCGTCAAGCAGGACAAGGACATCAAGAGTGGCAACCGGCAGAAGATCTACGCCCTGGTCGAAGCCAAGGTCCTGCCGCATTTCGACTTCCGCCAGATGACCCAGCTGGCCGTGGGCAAGAACTGGCGCCAGGCCAGCCCGGATGAGCAGCAGCAGCTGACCCGCGAATTCAAGGCCCTGCTGGTGCGTACCTATTCCGCCGCCATCAGCGCGGTGGCCGACTACAAGATCGAGTTCAAGCCGCTGAAGATGCAGCCGGGCGAGACCGACGTGCTAGTCAGCACCGAGGTGAGCCGTTCGGGCACGGCGCCGGTCGTGATCGACTATCGCCTGGAGAAGCAAGCTGACGGCTGGAAGGTCTATGACGTGATGGTCGACAACGTCAGCCTGGTCACCACCTATCGCAACTCCTTCAACAGCGAGGTGCGCAAGAACGGCATCCAGGGCCTGATCCAGTCCCTGGTCCGGCGCAACCAGAACCCCTCCAGCGGCAGCTAA
- the mlaD gene encoding outer membrane lipid asymmetry maintenance protein MlaD: MKRSTLDLWVGIFVAAGLGALLFLAFKVGSMGNFDARSTYTIKAEFENIGGLKVRAPVKSAGVVVGRVAEIHFNSETYEAEVQLNIDKRYQFPKDSSASIMTSGLLGEQYVALEAGGDDKMLADGESLKITQGAVVLENLIGQFLYNKADEGASGGDGTAAK; this comes from the coding sequence ATGAAGCGTTCCACGCTCGACCTTTGGGTGGGTATATTCGTCGCGGCCGGCCTCGGTGCGTTGCTGTTCCTTGCCTTCAAGGTGGGCAGCATGGGGAACTTCGATGCCCGATCCACCTACACCATCAAGGCCGAGTTCGAGAACATCGGCGGCCTCAAGGTGCGGGCCCCGGTGAAGAGCGCGGGGGTGGTGGTCGGCCGGGTGGCGGAGATTCATTTCAACTCTGAGACCTACGAAGCCGAGGTGCAGCTCAACATCGACAAGCGCTACCAGTTCCCCAAGGACAGCAGCGCTTCGATCATGACCTCGGGCCTGCTGGGCGAACAGTATGTCGCGCTGGAAGCCGGCGGCGACGACAAGATGCTGGCCGACGGCGAAAGTCTGAAGATCACCCAGGGCGCCGTGGTCCTGGAAAACCTGATCGGCCAGTTCCTCTACAACAAGGCCGACGAAGGTGCCAGCGGCGGCGATGGCACGGCCGCAAAGTAA
- the mlaE gene encoding lipid asymmetry maintenance ABC transporter permease subunit MlaE, whose protein sequence is MIEGLVHILRRIGARVINSIWRLGMASRFLALTLMYSGTSFRRFHLVIKEVFNAGVLSLIIILVSGLFVGMVLGLQGYETLQTYGSEEALGVLVALSLVRELGPVVAALLFASRAGSAITAEIGLMKATEQLSALEMMALDPIARVVAPRFWGAVISMPLLAAMFSAMGVFGGYLVGVVLLGVDEGAFWSQMQAAVDFREDILNGVIKSAVFGVAVTLIALFEGYDAPPTAEGVSRATTRTVVTSSLTILALDFVLTSFMFRGE, encoded by the coding sequence ATGATTGAAGGCCTCGTCCATATCCTGCGGCGCATAGGCGCCCGGGTGATCAACAGCATCTGGCGCTTGGGCATGGCCAGCCGCTTCCTGGCGCTGACCTTGATGTATTCCGGCACCAGCTTCCGCCGCTTCCATCTGGTGATCAAGGAGGTCTTCAACGCTGGCGTGCTGTCGCTGATCATCATCCTGGTCTCCGGCCTGTTCGTCGGCATGGTGCTCGGCCTGCAGGGCTACGAGACCTTGCAGACCTATGGTTCGGAAGAGGCGCTCGGGGTGCTGGTGGCGCTCTCCCTGGTGCGCGAACTCGGCCCGGTGGTGGCGGCCCTGTTGTTCGCCAGTCGCGCCGGCTCGGCCATCACCGCCGAGATCGGCCTGATGAAGGCGACCGAGCAGCTCTCGGCCCTGGAGATGATGGCGCTGGACCCGATCGCCCGCGTGGTCGCCCCCCGTTTCTGGGGCGCGGTGATCTCCATGCCGCTTCTGGCCGCGATGTTCTCGGCCATGGGCGTGTTCGGCGGCTACCTGGTCGGTGTGGTGCTGCTCGGGGTCGACGAGGGCGCCTTCTGGTCGCAGATGCAGGCCGCGGTCGATTTCCGCGAGGACATCCTCAACGGCGTGATCAAGAGCGCGGTGTTCGGCGTGGCGGTGACGCTGATCGCCCTGTTCGAAGGCTATGACGCCCCACCCACGGCGGAAGGCGTCTCCCGCGCCACGACGCGGACCGTGGTAACCTCCAGCCTGACCATTTTGGCGCTGGATTTCGTCCTGACCTCGTTCATGTTCCGGGGGGAGTAA
- a CDS encoding ABC transporter ATP-binding protein — protein MVLKGINLEAHRGQVVAIMGNSGCGKTTLMRLIGGQLKPTQGKVLVGGQSVGELDFHHLHDLRRRMGMLFQFGALFTDLSVYDNVAFPLREHTDLPESMIRDLTLMKLNAVGLRGGQHLMPAELSGGMARRVALARAIALDPMLVMYDEPFAGLDPISLGVIGNLIRRLTDTLGMTSIVVTHDIQESLKIVDYVYFISEGVVEAEGTPAELRASTLPFVHQFVHGEMDGPVPFHYPSSTYLADLGFAQ, from the coding sequence ATGGTGCTCAAGGGCATCAATCTGGAGGCCCATCGCGGCCAGGTGGTCGCCATCATGGGCAACTCGGGTTGCGGCAAGACCACCCTCATGCGCCTGATCGGCGGCCAGCTCAAGCCGACCCAGGGCAAGGTGCTGGTGGGCGGGCAGTCGGTCGGCGAGCTCGATTTTCACCATTTGCACGACCTGCGCCGGCGCATGGGCATGCTGTTCCAGTTCGGCGCCCTGTTCACCGACCTGTCGGTCTACGACAACGTCGCCTTCCCCCTGCGCGAGCACACGGACCTGCCGGAATCCATGATCCGCGACCTGACGCTGATGAAGCTCAACGCCGTCGGTCTGCGCGGCGGCCAGCACCTGATGCCGGCCGAGCTGTCCGGCGGCATGGCCCGCCGGGTGGCCCTGGCCCGGGCGATCGCGCTCGATCCCATGCTGGTGATGTACGACGAGCCCTTCGCCGGCCTGGACCCGATCTCGCTGGGCGTGATCGGCAACCTGATCCGCCGGCTGACCGACACCCTGGGCATGACCTCCATCGTGGTCACCCACGATATCCAGGAGTCGCTCAAGATCGTCGATTACGTCTATTTCATCTCCGAGGGCGTGGTCGAGGCCGAAGGCACGCCGGCCGAGCTGAGGGCCTCGACGCTGCCCTTCGTCCACCAGTTCGTCCACGGTGAAATGGATGGCCCGGTGCCGTTCCACTACCCTTCATCGACTTATCTTGCTGATCTGGGGTTCGCGCAATGA
- a CDS encoding DUF72 domain-containing protein, producing MSYAVYLGAAGWSHAAWAGEFYPEEMPAEWQLAFYNTQYRCVYLERAAWADLAPEIWAQWAQETQEDFRFVLETSESSGRNAAAVEAFGGRAVLVDSMQDARLLWFDAATDLRALAERLRNQWGQAPVYLVSRDAELARLAEVRTMLDLMGL from the coding sequence ATGAGCTACGCGGTCTATCTGGGCGCCGCCGGTTGGAGCCACGCTGCGTGGGCGGGCGAGTTCTATCCGGAAGAAATGCCAGCGGAATGGCAGTTGGCCTTCTACAACACCCAATACCGCTGCGTTTATCTGGAACGCGCCGCCTGGGCGGACTTGGCCCCCGAAATCTGGGCACAATGGGCCCAAGAGACGCAGGAGGATTTTCGCTTCGTCCTGGAAACGTCCGAATCCAGTGGGAGAAATGCCGCAGCGGTCGAGGCCTTCGGCGGCCGGGCGGTGCTGGTCGATTCCATGCAGGATGCCCGGCTGCTCTGGTTCGATGCGGCCACGGACTTGCGTGCCCTGGCCGAGCGGCTGCGCAACCAGTGGGGCCAGGCGCCGGTGTATCTGGTCAGCCGCGACGCCGAGCTGGCCCGCCTGGCGGAGGTGCGGACGATGCTCGATCTGATGGGGCTTTAA
- the cysS gene encoding cysteine--tRNA ligase, translated as MLKLYNSLAREKQEFVPIVPGKVRMYVCGMTVYDYCHLGHARVLVVFDMVTRWLKASGYAVTYVRNITDIDDKIIKRALENGEPYTQLTQRFIDAMHEDSAALGVQVPDFEPRATEYVGKMLTMIQALIDRGHAYPAANGDVYYAVATFPDYGRLSGKSLEDLRAGERVEVDPNKRDPMDFVLWKAAKPNEPAWPSPWGPGRPGWHIECSAMGSDLLGPHFDIHGGGQDLQFPHHENEIAQSEGAHGCKFVNYWLHNGFVRVDDEKMSKSLGNFFTIREVLAKYDPEVVRFFILRAHYRSPLNYSDQHLDDAKAALTRLYTALRGIEAPAVTVDWHEPFAAAFKAAMDDDFGTPEALAVLFDLAVEVNKGRDAQTAGLLKALGGVLGLLERDPEAFLQGGAGEGGYTAERIEALIQERLTARKARDFARSDAIRDELKAVGIVLEDGPQGTTWRRE; from the coding sequence ATGCTGAAGCTCTACAACTCCCTCGCCCGCGAAAAACAGGAATTCGTGCCCATAGTACCGGGCAAGGTGCGCATGTACGTCTGTGGCATGACGGTGTATGACTACTGCCACCTGGGGCATGCCCGGGTGCTGGTGGTGTTCGACATGGTGACGCGCTGGCTCAAGGCCAGCGGCTACGCGGTCACCTATGTGCGCAACATCACCGACATCGACGACAAGATCATCAAGCGCGCCTTGGAGAATGGCGAGCCCTACACCCAGCTCACCCAGCGTTTCATCGACGCCATGCACGAGGACAGTGCCGCCCTCGGGGTGCAGGTACCGGACTTCGAGCCCAGGGCGACCGAATACGTGGGCAAGATGCTGACCATGATCCAGGCTCTGATCGACCGGGGCCATGCCTACCCGGCGGCCAATGGCGACGTCTATTACGCCGTGGCCACGTTCCCCGATTACGGCCGGCTTTCCGGCAAGTCGCTGGAAGACCTGCGCGCCGGCGAGCGGGTGGAGGTGGACCCGAACAAGCGCGACCCGATGGACTTCGTGCTGTGGAAAGCGGCCAAACCGAACGAGCCGGCCTGGCCCTCGCCCTGGGGGCCGGGCCGACCGGGCTGGCATATCGAGTGCTCGGCCATGGGCTCGGACCTCTTGGGGCCGCATTTCGACATCCACGGCGGCGGCCAGGACCTGCAGTTTCCCCACCACGAGAACGAAATTGCGCAGAGCGAGGGCGCGCACGGCTGCAAGTTCGTCAACTACTGGCTGCACAACGGCTTCGTCCGGGTGGACGACGAGAAGATGTCCAAATCCCTGGGCAACTTCTTCACCATCCGCGAGGTGCTGGCCAAGTACGACCCCGAGGTGGTGCGCTTCTTCATCCTGCGCGCCCATTACCGTAGCCCCCTGAATTATTCGGACCAGCACCTGGACGACGCCAAGGCGGCGCTGACCCGGCTCTACACCGCCCTGCGCGGCATCGAGGCGCCGGCCGTAACGGTCGACTGGCACGAACCCTTTGCCGCGGCCTTCAAGGCGGCGATGGACGACGACTTCGGCACGCCGGAGGCGCTGGCCGTGCTGTTCGACCTGGCGGTGGAGGTGAACAAGGGGCGCGACGCCCAGACCGCCGGCCTGCTCAAGGCCCTGGGCGGGGTGCTCGGCCTGCTGGAACGCGATCCGGAAGCGTTTTTGCAGGGTGGGGCCGGGGAGGGCGGCTACACGGCCGAACGCATCGAGGCGCTGATTCAAGAGCGGCTGACGGCGCGCAAGGCCAGGGACTTTGCCCGCTCGGACGCCATCCGCGACGAGCTGAAGGCGGTCGGTATCGTGCTGGAAGACGGCCCGCAGGGCACGACCTGGCGCCGCGAGTGA
- the recQ gene encoding DNA helicase RecQ, with protein sequence MTAAHPAADTPALELLRRIFGFDAFRGSQQAIIEHVAAGFDALVLMPTGGGKSLCYQIPALLRPGVGVVVSPLIALMQDQVDALKQNGVAAAFLNSSLDVQSARAIEQAARAGEVKLLYVAPERLVTERFLKLLEDLEAGPGLALFAIDEAHCVSQWGHDFRPEYLQLSTLHERHPRVPRIALTATADAATRQEMASRLGLTGARVFLSSFDRPNIRYTVVEKDNPRRQLLGFLAEHKSEAGIVYCLSRKKVEETAEWLRREGFNALPYHAGLDSETRAEHQRRFQRDEAVVMVATIAFGMGIDKPDVRFVAHLDLPKSIEAYYQETGRAGRDGEPAEAWMTYGLQDIALQRARIDESEAPPERKRLEAQKLNALLSYCEAPRCRRMVLLDYFGEQSAPCGNCDVCLNPPELFDGSVAAQKALSAAWRTGQRFGAAHLIDVLLGKVTDKVKTFGHDALPTFGVGTEHSEAEWRGIFRQLVAAGLMQADLAEYGALKLTEAARPVLKGEQTVQLRKPTKPKGKAARAKAKAVEGLLTKDQPLFDALRTWRLDKAREQGVPAYVILHDKTLRQLASLRPDDDAALAEISGLGAAKREHYGEELLELIAKWAE encoded by the coding sequence ATGACCGCCGCCCACCCTGCCGCCGACACCCCCGCCCTCGAACTCCTCCGCCGCATCTTCGGCTTCGACGCCTTCCGCGGCAGCCAGCAGGCCATCATCGAGCACGTCGCCGCCGGCTTTGATGCCCTGGTGCTCATGCCCACCGGCGGCGGCAAGTCGCTTTGCTACCAGATCCCCGCCCTGCTCCGCCCCGGCGTTGGCGTCGTGGTCTCTCCCCTGATCGCGCTGATGCAGGACCAGGTCGACGCCCTCAAGCAGAACGGCGTGGCCGCCGCCTTCCTCAATTCCAGCCTCGACGTCCAGAGCGCCCGCGCGATCGAGCAGGCCGCCCGTGCCGGCGAAGTGAAATTGCTCTACGTCGCGCCCGAGCGGCTGGTGACCGAGCGCTTCCTCAAGCTGCTCGAAGACCTGGAGGCCGGCCCGGGATTGGCCCTGTTCGCCATCGACGAGGCCCACTGCGTGTCGCAATGGGGCCACGACTTCCGGCCGGAATACCTGCAACTGTCCACCCTGCACGAGCGCCACCCCAGGGTGCCGCGCATCGCGCTGACCGCCACGGCCGACGCGGCCACGCGTCAGGAGATGGCCAGCCGCCTGGGCCTGACCGGGGCGCGGGTGTTCCTGTCCAGCTTCGACCGGCCCAACATCCGCTACACCGTGGTGGAAAAGGACAACCCGCGCCGGCAGCTGCTCGGCTTCCTGGCCGAGCACAAAAGCGAGGCCGGCATCGTCTACTGCCTGTCGCGCAAGAAGGTGGAAGAGACAGCCGAATGGTTGCGGCGCGAGGGCTTCAACGCCCTGCCCTACCACGCCGGGCTGGACAGCGAGACGCGGGCCGAGCACCAGCGCCGCTTCCAGCGCGACGAGGCGGTGGTCATGGTCGCGACCATCGCCTTCGGCATGGGCATCGACAAGCCTGACGTGCGTTTCGTCGCCCACCTCGACCTGCCCAAGAGCATCGAGGCCTATTACCAGGAAACCGGCCGGGCGGGGCGCGACGGCGAGCCGGCCGAGGCCTGGATGACCTACGGCCTGCAGGACATCGCCCTGCAACGCGCCCGCATCGACGAATCCGAGGCGCCGCCCGAAAGAAAGCGACTCGAAGCGCAAAAACTCAACGCGCTGCTGAGTTACTGCGAGGCCCCGCGCTGCCGGCGCATGGTGCTGCTCGACTACTTCGGCGAGCAAAGCGCGCCCTGCGGCAACTGCGACGTCTGCCTCAACCCGCCCGAGCTGTTCGACGGCAGCGTGGCCGCGCAAAAGGCCCTGTCCGCCGCCTGGCGCACCGGCCAGCGCTTCGGCGCCGCCCACCTGATCGACGTGCTGCTGGGCAAAGTCACCGACAAGGTGAAGACATTCGGCCACGATGCGCTGCCCACCTTCGGCGTCGGCACCGAGCACAGCGAGGCCGAGTGGCGCGGCATCTTCCGGCAACTGGTCGCGGCCGGCCTGATGCAGGCAGACCTCGCCGAATACGGCGCGCTCAAGCTCACCGAGGCCGCAAGGCCCGTGCTCAAGGGCGAACAGACCGTGCAACTGCGCAAACCGACCAAGCCCAAAGGCAAGGCCGCCCGCGCCAAGGCCAAGGCCGTCGAGGGCCTGCTCACAAAAGACCAGCCCTTGTTCGATGCACTGCGCACCTGGCGCCTGGACAAGGCCCGCGAACAAGGCGTGCCCGCCTACGTCATCCTGCACGACAAGACCCTGCGCCAGCTCGCCAGCCTGCGGCCGGACGACGATGCAGCCCTGGCCGAGATCTCGGGCCTGGGCGCGGCAAAGCGGGAGCACTATGGCGAGGAACTGTTGGAGCTGATTGCGAAATGGGCGGAGTAG
- the parS gene encoding antitoxin Xre/MbcA/ParS toxin-binding domain-containing protein has product MSTATATKPKTVAKKVGAAGKAPAVKASAARFAAFIAKEPTTGELLIKRVRKGYPAELVKHAGMFFSIPEKRVLQIIGVAGSTAHRYQTQGKPLDPAASERVHRLAIVTREAIDVFGSAAPAKDWMLRPNHALGDTPPLDLLDTEIGANAVRRILVAIAQGGVV; this is encoded by the coding sequence ATGAGCACCGCCACCGCAACAAAGCCCAAGACCGTAGCCAAGAAAGTCGGTGCGGCCGGCAAGGCCCCCGCCGTAAAAGCCTCCGCCGCCCGCTTCGCCGCCTTCATCGCCAAAGAACCGACAACCGGCGAGCTGCTGATCAAGCGCGTGCGCAAAGGCTACCCGGCCGAGTTGGTAAAGCACGCCGGCATGTTTTTCAGCATCCCGGAAAAACGGGTGCTCCAGATCATCGGCGTGGCCGGCAGCACGGCCCACCGCTACCAGACCCAGGGCAAGCCGCTCGACCCCGCCGCCTCCGAGCGGGTCCATCGGCTGGCCATCGTCACCCGCGAGGCCATCGACGTCTTCGGCAGTGCCGCCCCGGCCAAGGATTGGATGCTGCGACCCAACCACGCCCTGGGCGACACGCCGCCGCTCGACCTGCTGGACACCGAAATCGGCGCCAACGCCGTCCGTCGCATCCTCGTCGCCATCGCCCAGGGCGGGGTGGTGTGA
- a CDS encoding RES family NAD+ phosphorylase, giving the protein MKRYWRIANKRYALDKSCEGNRLVGGRWNKPGYGALYAAETIELASLEKFVHTAGIAPADLVLVAVDVPDAPGLTRRVEPAELPADWNGLPASDAAQDFGSQWLAKAAELVLLVPSVIVPESRNAVINPLHPRYAEVALSVVRDFRFDPRMYGAGH; this is encoded by the coding sequence GTGAAGCGCTACTGGCGCATCGCGAACAAGCGTTACGCCCTCGACAAGAGTTGCGAGGGCAACCGCCTCGTCGGCGGGCGCTGGAACAAGCCGGGCTACGGCGCGCTCTACGCGGCCGAGACCATCGAACTCGCCTCGCTGGAAAAATTCGTCCACACCGCTGGCATCGCGCCCGCCGACCTTGTGCTGGTCGCCGTGGACGTACCGGATGCCCCCGGCCTGACCCGCCGGGTAGAGCCGGCCGAACTGCCCGCCGACTGGAACGGCCTGCCCGCCTCCGACGCCGCGCAGGATTTCGGCAGCCAGTGGCTGGCCAAGGCCGCGGAACTGGTGCTGCTGGTGCCCTCCGTCATCGTGCCCGAGAGCCGGAATGCGGTGATCAACCCGCTGCACCCGCGTTATGCCGAGGTCGCCTTATCGGTCGTTCGGGATTTCCGGTTCGACCCGAGGATGTATGGAGCGGGCCATTAA